The sequence AACGAGATGTCGGGGTTCGTCCAGCCGATCATCCAGCCCCCCAGCCATGCCAGCTTTCCCAGCGGCCATTCAGTCGAGGCCTTTGCGGTCGCGACGGTGCTGCATGCCTTGTCCACCGACGTGCCCGGCGGCGGCCCCTACTCGGCGCAGTCCGCCTTTGCCGCGCAGCCCGCCCCGACCGAGGCCAGCCTGCTGATGCGGCTGGCGGCGCGCATCGCCGAAAACCGCACCGTCGCGGGCGTGCATTTTCCGGCCGACAGCTTTGCCGGGGCCGCCATGGGCATGGCGATTGGCGAATACGTCGTGAACGCGCTGAGCGGCGCGGGCGCGACCGGCGCCTACCGCCTTGAAACAGCGGGCATCGCTGCGCGGGACTTCAACTTTGACACCCTGGCCTTTTCCGGGCCCGACAAGGCGTTCGATCATGCGCCGGGGACGGTGGCGGTGGATGCGACGATCGTCTCGCCGCTTCTGCAGGACATCTGGGCGCGCGCGCGGGCAGAAATACGGATCGCGGACTTCTGATCCGATTTCAGCCGGATGGCGTTTGGGGTCGGACAAGCTCCCTGCTGAGGCGGGCGGCGGCACCGCTCGAGCCGGACAAACGCGTACCCGTGCCGGAATAGGTGCCCGACGCCCGCACGCCGTAGGTAAAGACCTGATCGACAACGCGGTGGTGCGTGGCCGCACCCGCGCCCGCCCATGGCGCACCGCGCGCGGCATAGGTCGCCTCGGTGATCTCGCCCAACACGTCCTTCTGCGCCCCGACCGCGTGGATGCGCGGATGGGTCGCGCAGGCGAAGGCGCTGCAGGTTCCCTCGTTGGTCAGCGGTTCCAGCACATCGCGACCGGGGTGGCCATCGATCACGACCGGCACGCCGATGCCCTCGAAGTAGGACTGCCGCCCGCCGATCGCGAACCCGGGCGCGATGTCTCCGCGCTGGATCTGCAACACCAGATCGACAGTATCGTCGGTGGTGTTGGTGATGCTCAGGCGCCAGTCTCCTGCCGGGGCGACCGGCAAGTTACTGTCGATGCGCCGGGTCGGCGCAATGGCGAGGTTGTAGAAGCCCAAGGTGTCCGCCCGCCCCGCGAAGGCCCTTTCGGGCGCGTGGTAGAGTCGTGCCGCCGCGCCCGTCCGATGCGGGCCGAGAGGCGGCACCGCTGCGCCGGGCGGCGGCGAGGCGCGGATCGCCTCACGACCATCGGGAGACAGCAGCGTCACTTCCAGCCCCTCGGGAAGGCTGGCAAGACGCGGCACGCCGGTGTTTCGCAGGGCGCGGATCTCGAGGAAATTCGGGACCGGGTCGTCCGGTTGCACCACCCAGACCAGCGGTTCGGAAGCGGCCCCCGGAGGCACGCTCAACCGCGCGACCTGCTGGCTGTTCAGGCTGTTGCCGTAGGCATAGACCACGTGCACTTCCTGGCCCAGCGCCTCGGCCAGGGAGACCTCGCGCGCCACCTGTGCTTCGAGGAACTTGCCGCCATCCTTCTGCCCCGCCAGCACGCCGTAACTGATGTTGATGACAAGGCGGGACCGGGGCGCGCGCCTGCGCGCCTCGGCGCAAAGCCAGCGCACCCCCTGGACGATAAAGCTTTCGCTGTAGCTTCCGGTGGTATCGACAGCCGCTTCGGGGGGCAGCTGAACCGCCATCAACGGTACGGAACACCCGTCGGGCGTGGCACAGTTGTCCTGCCCGAAGGCCAGATCCGCCACGGCCGTGCCGTGGGTGTGCGCGGGCGGAGCGCGCCGAAACGGATCCCAGACGTGCAGCGCCTCGTTGATGTCCTGATAGATCCGCATCTCGTCGCGCGGATCGTCCCGGATCATCGCGTCGATCTCCGGCTTCCGCAGGAACCGGCCCAGCTGGACCGCGTTCACGGGGGGAAACGGTGTGCTCGCCAGACATTCCCGAGACTGGAGCCAGATCGCCTCGAACCGGGTTTCGCCGGCGTTCGGGCCGGCGCGGTGGCGGAACGTGCTGTTCAGAAATCCGATATCGTTGTCGATGACTGCGCCGATCACGGGCGAATCGAGCGTATCCGCCCGCGACGCCTGACCGGCTTGCATGAAAGGCGCCGGACCGTTGCGCAGCAACACTGGCGCACCCACGTCGATCACCTCGAACAGGGCGTCGTGCCGGTGGTGGGCCGCCATGCTGCGGGCGATGGGCCGGTAGAGAAAGAACTCCAACGGTGCGTTCGCCACCAGCGCATGTTCGAGACCGATGAGCAGGTCGTCCAGGTCGAAGGCGAGGTCGGAGCCGGAAAGGAAACCGACCTCCGGCAGGGCCAGTATGCCTGCACTGTCGCATGGGACGGCGCCCTGCTGCATCTCGGCGACCCTTCCTTTCGAGGCACTCAGAAGCGGCCTGCGCAGCCGCACGAATACAGGTTCGTAGACCGCCATCGGCGTCCCGGATGCCACCCGACCAAGAGAGGGCGCAGGCCCGTCCACGGCCTCGTCCATCAGGTCGGCCCAGTGCAGATACCCGTCCCAGAAGTAGTCCTGCGTGTTTTCAACCATCGTCCACCGTCCTGGCCCCGGCAGGTGCCGGGTTTCGTCCGCAAGTCTGGGCGCGGCCGCCGCCTGCGGTCAAGCGGGTAGACCGCCGGGGCAAATGATTAACGGTTTACTGACGCGCGAAATCTCTGCCGTCAGGTAAACTGGCGTCGGCTGTCTAGGCTGGTGTTCGTGGCCCGAATGGAGGCAACACCGTCGTCCTGTTCCGGGCAGCGCAAAATGTCCGGGACAGGCTCGCGGCGGGGGCGCTTCATATTTCAATCCACGCGGGACATGTTCGCCTGGCGCACGCGGGATGCATTACATCTTGCGTGTGCCACCTCCCCACAGGGGATGACGGGGCGGTCGGGTCGAAACCCGGCGGCTGTCGTATGGTCGCGGCAATTTCGCCCTGCGGCCTGATGCCGGGTCCGACCGCGCATCGTTAAAGAGTTGGCATCACGATCCGTGGTGATTGAGACACGGAAGCGATGCCCCCCGACACCTCCCCGTCGGGGACGGCCGGGTCGGTCCAGAACGGACCGGCCCGGACCTTTTGCCGCCGCGCGGCACCGCGGCTGCGCGCCGCGACACCCGCCCCATGCAAAAAGGGAACTGCGTCGGCCCCCCGCACTTGACTTCCCCTGCGCCAAAAGGTGTACCTGCGCCAATTCATTCAGCCCTGAGGGGGACCGCACATGCACGCCTACCGCAGCCATACCTGCGCCGATCTGAACCTTGCCAACAAGGGCGAGGAGGTTCGTCTTGCCGGATGGGTTCACCGGGTGCGAGATCACGGCGGCGTCCTGTTCATCGACCTGCGCGATCACTACGGCATGACGCAGGTGCTGTGCGACCCCGACAGCCCGGTGTTCGCCGAGGTCGAGAAGGTGCGCGCCGAATGGTGCATCCGTATCGACGGGGTGGTCAAGGCGCGAGCCGAAGGGCTGGTGAACCCCAAGATCCCGACCGGCGAGATCGAAGTCTACATCCGCGGCATCGAGGTGCTTGGCCGTGTGAACGGCGACCTGCCCCTGCAGGTATTCGGGGATCAGGAATATCCCGAGGAAACGCGCCTACGCTATCGCTACCTCGACCTGCGCCGCGAAAAGATGCAGAACAACATGGTCCTGCGGTCGGACGTGGTGGCCTCCTTGCGCAAGCGCATGTGGGATCAGGGCTTCAAGGAATTCCAGACCCCGATCATCACCGCGTCGAGCCCCGAGGGCGCGCGCGATTTTCTGGTGCCCTCGCGCCTGCATCCGGGCAAGTTCTATGCCCTGCCGCAGGCCCCGCAGCAGTTCAAGCAGCTGCTGATGGTCTCCGGTTTCGACAAGTATTTCCAGATCGCGCCCTGCTTTCGTGACGAGGACCCCCGCGCCGACCGGTCGCCCACCGATTTCTACCAGCTCGACATGGAGATGTCCTTTGTCGAGCAGCAGGATGTGTTCGACACGATCCAGCCGGTCATCGCCGGCGTTTTCGAGGAATTCGGCGGCGGCAAGAAGGTGGACCAGACGTGGGAGCAGATATCCTACAAGGATGCCGCTCTCTGGTACGGGTCGGACAAGCCGGATCTGCGCAACCCCATCCGGATGCAGGTGGTGAGCGAACATTTCGCCGGGTCCGGTTTCGCCATCTTCGCCAAGCTTCTGGAACAGGAAGGCACCGAGGTTCGCGCCATTCCCGCGCCCACCGGCGGGTCGCGCAAGTTCTGCGACCGGATGAACGCCTTTGCCCAGAAGGAAGGGCTGCCCGGCATGGGCTATATCTTCTGGCGGGAAAAGACTGCCGACGCGGTCGCGCAGGAAATGGGCATCAGCGTCAAGGAAGCGCAGGCCAAGCTGAAATCGGGCGAAGTCGAAGGCGGCATGGAAGCCGCCGGACCGCTGGCCAAGAACATCGGACCGGAGCGGACCGAGGCGATCCGCCAGCAGCTTGGACTGGGGATCGGGGACGCGGCATTCTTCCTTGGCGGAAAGCCCAAGACGTTCGAACCGATTGCCGGGCGCGCCCGCAACATCATCGGCGAAGAACTCGGCCTGACGGAAAAGAACCGCTTCGCCTTTGCGTGGATCGTCGATTTCCCGATCTACGAGAAGGACGAGGAAACCGGCAAGATCGACTTTGAACACAATCCCTTCTCCATGCCGCAGGGCGGGATGGAGGCGTTGCAGGGCGATCCGCTGGACGTGCTCGGCTTCCAGTACGATCTGGCATGCAACGGCTACGAGCTGGTGTCGGGCGCCATCCGGAACCACCGGCCCGAGATCATGTTCAAGGCCTTCGAGATTGCAGGTTATGGCGAAGAGGAAGTGCGCAAGCGTTTCGGCGGCATGGTCAACGCGTTCCAGTACGGGGCACCCCCGCACGGCGGCTGCGCGGCCGGGATCGACCGCATCGTCATGCTGCTGGCCGAGGAACAGAACATCCGCGAGGTGATCCTGTTCCCCATGAACCAGCGCGCGGAAGACCTGATGATGAACGCGCCGAGCGAGCCCACGAGCGACCAGCTGATGGAGCTGGGACTTCGGGTGATTCCGCAGGATTGATGCCTCAGGGCACTGCTTGCCGCCTCCTTTTTCGGCGGCAAGCAGGGGCAGATCCCTGCGCAGGCCGTTTCCAGATCCATATAGACTGGATCAAGACGCGCCGTCGCCAGTGGCGTCGTCAGTCCTCCAGCGAATCTTCCTTCTTCTCGTCGATCAGATCGCGCTCTTCCTTCTTGCGCGCTTCGAAGCGTGCGCCGTAGCCTTCGATCTCTTTCTCGTCGATCACTTCCTTGGCGCGGGCAAAGACTTCGTCTTCCTCCTCGTCCATGTGATGTTCGTAATCGTGCTTGAGCGTCTTGAACTTCGTCAGCCACCCGGACGAAGACATGTCCATCTCGTTCAGCTCTTCCATCAGATCGTCTAGTTGCTGATGTTCGTGCACCGAATGGCGCGCGGCATCCTGGCCCCAGGTCTTTGAAATGAGCTTGGAATAGAAGGTCTCTTCCTCTGCCGCGGCGTGCGATTTCACATCGTGGTAGAATGAGTTCCAGGCGTTCTGACGCGCGGTGCTGTCCCCGCTTGTCTCGCCGATCTCTTTCAGAAGGGTGCGGTGCTGGTCGTGATCGGCTTTGATTGCGTCATAGATCGTGGGCATTGGACGTCCTTTCGTTCGATCCTGCCTAACGCGCTGGCGCACGGGCTGGTTCCCGGCCAAAAACGGCCTGCCCCCGAACAGGCCGGATGCAATTGGCCCCGCGACGCATTATTATGCGCGCAAGGTCGGCTCAGGAGATCACATGGGCTTTTCACCACATCTTGCCGAAAGGCGGTTCGGCTACGGGAGGTCGCCGGTCATCCCGGCGCCTGAGAGCACCGCGGCAATGCTCGACACCCTGCGCGGGCCCGACCTGATGGCAGAGCGTTTTCCGGTGCCCGGCTTTCGCCCGATCCAGGACGCCCACATCGTCAAGAGCCGGTTCGACTCCTTTGCCAAGAAGCCGACGACCCCGGCCGATCAGGCCGAGGACGCGCGGCGGAAATCGGATGCGATCGTGCATGACTTCCTCCGGCAGCGGTTCGACACCTTCGGCCAGCTTGAGCTGCGGCGCATTCATGGGCGCGACAGTTTCCGCGAAAGGCTGATCGCCTTCTGGGCAGATCACTTCACGGCACAGGGCAAGGCGGGACTGTTCAAGCTGGCGATCCCCGCCTACGTCGAAGAAGCGGTGCGGCCCCATGTGAACGGTCATTTTTCCGACCTTCTTGCCGCCTGCATCATGCATCCCGTGATGCTGGAATATCTGGACCAGAGCACCTCGATCGGCCCGAACAGCAAGCGCGGCCAACGCAAGGGCAACCGCCGGGGGCTGAACGAAAACCTCGCCCGCGAGCTTCTGGAGCTGCATACCCTGGGCGTCGGCGCGGCGTATTCGCAGGCGGACGTGCGCGAGATGGCGGAGCTGCTTACCGGCCTGTCACGGACGCGGGACTACAGCTTTGCCTTTCGCAAGGGCTGGGCCGAGCCGGGCAGTGAGACCATCCTCGGCAAATCCTATGATGGCCGGCCGGGTCTGGCACCTATCCGCGATGCGCTGCGCGATCTGGCTCTGCATCCGGACACGGCGGCGCACCTCGCGCGCAAGCTGGCGGTTCACTTCATTTCCGACAACCCGCCGGAGCGGACCATCGCGCGGCTGACGCAGGCCTACCTCGACAGCGAGGGGGATCTGATGGCCCTCTACGAGGCGCTGCTGACCGACCCCGCGTCATGGGATGCGCCCTTTACGAACATCCGCCCGCCCCAGGAATACATGAGCACCGCCCTGCGTGCGCTGGCGGTGCAGGCTGACCGGTTCGCGACACTGGAACCGAAAGAGACACGCCGATGGTTCCTGCGTCCGCTCAAGATCATGGGACAGGATTGGGACCGCGTTTCCGGGCCGGACGGCTGGCCCGAGGCGGACAGCGCGTGGGTCACGCCCCAAGGCGTCGCCGCGCGGCTCGACTGGGCCGTGAACGTCCCGGCCCGCCTTCTGCCGGAACTGCCGGATCCGCAGACCTTGCTGGAGGACGTCATCGGTCCGGACGTGACCGAGCCGCTCGAATTCGCCGCGACGGCCGCGGAAACCCGCGCGGTGGGGGTCGGGCTGATCCTCGCGTCCCCCGCCCTGCAGCGTCGGTAGGAGAGAGCCACGTGACGAGAAACGGATATTCCCGCAGACAATTCCTGACCCGTGCCGGCGTGATCGGGTGTTCGATCGCCGCCAGCCCGCTTTTCACGCCGATGAGCTTTGCGCAGGCGCCCTGGGACAAGCGCCTTGTCGTCATCATCCTGCGTGGCGGCATGGATGGTCTGGACGTTGTGCGCCCGGTCGGAGACCCCGCCTATGCCGCGCTGCGTCCAGGGATTGCGACGGCGGGCGCGCAAGACCTCGATGGATACTATGCGCTTCACCCGGCACTGTCGGGGCTGTTGCCGCTGTGGCAGCGCGGAGAGCTTGGGTTCGTACATGCCGTGTCCACCCCCTACCGGGACAAGCGCAGCCATTTCGATGGTCAGGACCTGCTCGAAGCCGGGACGGC is a genomic window of Sulfitobacter alexandrii containing:
- a CDS encoding S8 family serine peptidase; translated protein: MVENTQDYFWDGYLHWADLMDEAVDGPAPSLGRVASGTPMAVYEPVFVRLRRPLLSASKGRVAEMQQGAVPCDSAGILALPEVGFLSGSDLAFDLDDLLIGLEHALVANAPLEFFLYRPIARSMAAHHRHDALFEVIDVGAPVLLRNGPAPFMQAGQASRADTLDSPVIGAVIDNDIGFLNSTFRHRAGPNAGETRFEAIWLQSRECLASTPFPPVNAVQLGRFLRKPEIDAMIRDDPRDEMRIYQDINEALHVWDPFRRAPPAHTHGTAVADLAFGQDNCATPDGCSVPLMAVQLPPEAAVDTTGSYSESFIVQGVRWLCAEARRRAPRSRLVINISYGVLAGQKDGGKFLEAQVAREVSLAEALGQEVHVVYAYGNSLNSQQVARLSVPPGAASEPLVWVVQPDDPVPNFLEIRALRNTGVPRLASLPEGLEVTLLSPDGREAIRASPPPGAAVPPLGPHRTGAAARLYHAPERAFAGRADTLGFYNLAIAPTRRIDSNLPVAPAGDWRLSITNTTDDTVDLVLQIQRGDIAPGFAIGGRQSYFEGIGVPVVIDGHPGRDVLEPLTNEGTCSAFACATHPRIHAVGAQKDVLGEITEATYAARGAPWAGAGAATHHRVVDQVFTYGVRASGTYSGTGTRLSGSSGAAARLSRELVRPQTPSG
- the aspS gene encoding aspartate--tRNA ligase, which codes for MHAYRSHTCADLNLANKGEEVRLAGWVHRVRDHGGVLFIDLRDHYGMTQVLCDPDSPVFAEVEKVRAEWCIRIDGVVKARAEGLVNPKIPTGEIEVYIRGIEVLGRVNGDLPLQVFGDQEYPEETRLRYRYLDLRREKMQNNMVLRSDVVASLRKRMWDQGFKEFQTPIITASSPEGARDFLVPSRLHPGKFYALPQAPQQFKQLLMVSGFDKYFQIAPCFRDEDPRADRSPTDFYQLDMEMSFVEQQDVFDTIQPVIAGVFEEFGGGKKVDQTWEQISYKDAALWYGSDKPDLRNPIRMQVVSEHFAGSGFAIFAKLLEQEGTEVRAIPAPTGGSRKFCDRMNAFAQKEGLPGMGYIFWREKTADAVAQEMGISVKEAQAKLKSGEVEGGMEAAGPLAKNIGPERTEAIRQQLGLGIGDAAFFLGGKPKTFEPIAGRARNIIGEELGLTEKNRFAFAWIVDFPIYEKDEETGKIDFEHNPFSMPQGGMEALQGDPLDVLGFQYDLACNGYELVSGAIRNHRPEIMFKAFEIAGYGEEEVRKRFGGMVNAFQYGAPPHGGCAAGIDRIVMLLAEEQNIREVILFPMNQRAEDLMMNAPSEPTSDQLMELGLRVIPQD
- a CDS encoding hemerythrin domain-containing protein — protein: MPTIYDAIKADHDQHRTLLKEIGETSGDSTARQNAWNSFYHDVKSHAAAEEETFYSKLISKTWGQDAARHSVHEHQQLDDLMEELNEMDMSSSGWLTKFKTLKHDYEHHMDEEEDEVFARAKEVIDEKEIEGYGARFEARKKEERDLIDEKKEDSLED
- a CDS encoding DUF1800 domain-containing protein, encoding MGFSPHLAERRFGYGRSPVIPAPESTAAMLDTLRGPDLMAERFPVPGFRPIQDAHIVKSRFDSFAKKPTTPADQAEDARRKSDAIVHDFLRQRFDTFGQLELRRIHGRDSFRERLIAFWADHFTAQGKAGLFKLAIPAYVEEAVRPHVNGHFSDLLAACIMHPVMLEYLDQSTSIGPNSKRGQRKGNRRGLNENLARELLELHTLGVGAAYSQADVREMAELLTGLSRTRDYSFAFRKGWAEPGSETILGKSYDGRPGLAPIRDALRDLALHPDTAAHLARKLAVHFISDNPPERTIARLTQAYLDSEGDLMALYEALLTDPASWDAPFTNIRPPQEYMSTALRALAVQADRFATLEPKETRRWFLRPLKIMGQDWDRVSGPDGWPEADSAWVTPQGVAARLDWAVNVPARLLPELPDPQTLLEDVIGPDVTEPLEFAATAAETRAVGVGLILASPALQRR